In one window of Pseudoalteromonas espejiana DSM 9414 DNA:
- the pseB gene encoding UDP-N-acetylglucosamine 4,6-dehydratase (inverting) translates to MFDNKTILITGGTGSFGKKYVKTLLERYNPKKIIIFSRDELKQFEMQQEFDQPCMRYFIGDVRDKDRLRRAMREVNYVIHAAALKQVPAAEYNPMECIKTNINGAENVIDAALDNNVEKVIALSTDKAANPINLYGATKLASDKLFVAANNIAGGNRTTFSVVRYGNVVCSRGSVVPIFQKFIDQGRDHIPITHEEMTRFWISLQQGVDFVLTNFERMLGGEIFVPKIPSIRITDLAKAMAPDLPIKVIGIRPGEKLHEVMCPQDLCFETYEYQDHFLIAPGIKFSSRSNDFTVNALGEKGKKVKQGFEYNSLSNPQYMTLEEIKDFNVQALL, encoded by the coding sequence ATGTTCGATAACAAAACAATTTTAATCACCGGTGGTACCGGATCATTCGGTAAAAAGTACGTAAAGACATTGCTTGAGCGATATAACCCTAAAAAAATCATTATATTTTCTCGGGATGAACTAAAGCAATTTGAAATGCAACAGGAGTTCGATCAACCCTGTATGCGCTATTTTATCGGTGATGTACGCGATAAAGACAGGTTACGGCGTGCAATGCGTGAGGTTAACTATGTAATTCATGCAGCTGCTTTAAAGCAAGTGCCTGCGGCTGAATACAACCCTATGGAATGTATAAAAACCAATATTAATGGTGCAGAAAACGTAATTGATGCAGCACTGGACAACAATGTTGAAAAAGTCATTGCACTATCAACTGACAAAGCGGCAAACCCTATTAATTTGTATGGTGCTACTAAGTTAGCATCTGACAAACTCTTTGTTGCGGCTAACAATATTGCCGGTGGTAATCGCACCACATTTTCAGTTGTTCGTTACGGTAATGTAGTGTGCTCACGCGGTTCAGTAGTGCCCATTTTCCAAAAATTTATTGACCAAGGCCGCGACCATATCCCTATTACCCATGAAGAAATGACCCGCTTTTGGATAAGCCTCCAGCAAGGTGTTGATTTTGTTCTAACAAACTTTGAGCGTATGCTTGGTGGTGAAATTTTTGTTCCTAAAATCCCCTCAATCCGTATTACAGATTTAGCCAAAGCAATGGCTCCTGATTTACCTATCAAAGTTATTGGTATTCGCCCTGGAGAAAAGCTTCATGAAGTAATGTGTCCGCAAGATTTATGCTTTGAAACTTATGAATATCAAGATCATTTTTTGATAGCTCCTGGAATTAAATTTAGTAGCCGCAGTAATGATTTCACTGTTAATGCATTGGGTGAAAAAGGCAAAAAAGTAAAACAAGGTTTTGAATATAACTCTTTAAGCAACCCACAGTATATGACGCTTGAAGAAATAAAAGACTTTAATGTGCAAGCATTGTTGTAA
- a CDS encoding MBL fold metallo-hydrolase has product MKVRYIYSACIEIETKDIRILTDPWFTPGAYDGAWHQFPLIDNPLEIIKEPDVIYISHIHPDHYDPIFLHKLFDKYGKKPVIIPVFENNYLLYKARADGIEVTPIEYGLYGDTHLYVVPNIHGSASDIDSALFVSCDGVNILNLNDCIESAKHTTRLHSIISRHCSELDLLALGYTGAGPYPQTYYDFADPELEFKAEQKKQQFFKRYLDYTKLFPAKNHLPFAGKYLLGGKLAKLNDFRGVADAYEVKEFDPKAIILADKGEGEIDLQTGELSKERKQCYSKEDYEARKLVLQEELLDYESEICISYEKIKFSKLVQSSLVNALRKSENLEDYYFVFNIMIDDKIREKFVINTRKSSAAILLSHSDNLIPRSEYYVDYRHFFGCLTGVYHWNNAEVASFCNVRRTPNIHRPKAQAFLNFLSIC; this is encoded by the coding sequence ATGAAGGTTCGTTATATTTATAGTGCTTGTATAGAAATCGAGACAAAAGATATTAGGATACTAACAGATCCTTGGTTTACACCTGGAGCATATGATGGAGCTTGGCATCAGTTTCCTTTGATAGATAATCCACTTGAGATTATAAAGGAACCGGATGTTATTTATATTTCACATATTCACCCAGATCATTATGATCCGATTTTTTTGCATAAACTATTTGATAAATATGGCAAAAAACCAGTGATAATACCTGTTTTTGAAAATAATTATCTCTTATATAAAGCAAGGGCTGATGGGATTGAAGTAACCCCTATAGAGTATGGCTTATACGGAGATACGCATTTATATGTGGTGCCAAATATACACGGTTCTGCTTCAGATATAGACTCTGCTTTATTTGTAAGTTGTGATGGTGTAAATATTTTAAACTTGAATGACTGTATAGAATCAGCTAAGCATACAACAAGGTTACATTCGATTATTTCAAGGCATTGCTCAGAATTAGATTTGTTAGCTTTAGGCTACACTGGAGCTGGACCTTATCCACAAACCTATTATGATTTTGCTGATCCTGAATTAGAATTTAAAGCAGAACAGAAAAAGCAACAATTCTTTAAACGTTACCTAGATTACACAAAGTTATTTCCTGCTAAAAATCATCTACCATTTGCTGGTAAATATTTGTTAGGTGGTAAATTAGCTAAATTGAATGATTTTAGAGGGGTTGCAGATGCATATGAAGTAAAAGAATTTGATCCTAAAGCTATTATTCTAGCTGATAAAGGTGAGGGCGAGATAGACTTACAAACTGGTGAGCTATCAAAGGAGAGAAAGCAGTGTTATTCGAAAGAAGATTATGAAGCGCGAAAGTTAGTACTTCAAGAAGAGTTACTCGATTATGAAAGTGAAATATGTATCTCATATGAGAAGATAAAATTCTCAAAACTTGTTCAGAGTAGTCTTGTTAACGCGCTTAGGAAGTCCGAAAATTTAGAAGATTATTATTTTGTTTTTAATATTATGATTGATGATAAAATAAGAGAAAAATTTGTTATTAATACTCGTAAATCAAGTGCCGCAATCTTGTTATCTCATTCTGACAATTTAATACCAAGAAGTGAATATTATGTAGACTACAGGCATTTTTTTGGTTGTTTAACCGGTGTTTATCATTGGAATAATGCTGAAGTTGCAAGCTTTTGTAATGTACGAAGAACCCCAAATATCCATAGACCTAAAGCACAAGCATTTTTAAACTTTCTCTCGATTTGTTAA
- a CDS encoding GNAT family N-acetyltransferase: MRLSRLASYAVQLREVKESDCERVWQWRNLEHVRTQMKNRGAIEWQHHQQWFNSMLVDDKQQHFIIHYKATAIGVINIHAEHNLEIAESASIGIYISDTQYLNNIVAFAPSLVMLDYAFNDLNMLYLHSEVRRENQAAIRYNQQLGYQLKEHPSDNHMLSISLNQSEFEQATTKIKHFLNRG, from the coding sequence GTGCGTCTTTCTCGATTAGCAAGTTATGCGGTACAGCTAAGGGAAGTTAAAGAAAGTGATTGTGAGCGCGTTTGGCAATGGCGAAACCTTGAGCATGTTCGAACCCAAATGAAGAATAGGGGTGCTATAGAGTGGCAGCATCATCAACAATGGTTTAATTCGATGCTTGTAGATGATAAGCAGCAGCACTTTATTATTCATTATAAAGCCACAGCAATTGGTGTAATTAATATTCACGCAGAGCACAACCTTGAAATTGCCGAGTCGGCGAGTATTGGTATTTATATTTCTGATACACAATACCTAAATAATATAGTGGCCTTTGCGCCGTCTTTAGTTATGCTGGATTATGCGTTTAATGATTTGAATATGTTATATTTACACTCAGAAGTAAGGCGGGAGAATCAGGCTGCAATTCGCTATAATCAACAACTTGGCTATCAGCTCAAAGAACACCCAAGTGATAATCATATGCTCAGCATTTCACTCAACCAATCAGAGTTTGAGCAAGCAACAACTAAAATAAAGCACTTTTTAAATCGAGGTTAA
- a CDS encoding AMP-binding protein: MAGMFWQLTAKNSQGRLFYGTQSIDYIELEQQVSSVQSVLPIERELIALVANSSLNFIVYYLALLRTQHAILLIDPSLSDTEKHVLYEHYQVNSIIIEQTIQPFSKIKHKLAAELSVLLSTSGSTGSPKLVKLSKANIAANCASICEFLPIKSSDVTMTFLPLSYSFGLSILHSHLACGASIVIQNESPMSASFWQQFQKFKVNSFYGVPFSFQLLVRLGLDKLPLQQIRYMAQAGGKLLEKQWQTLANFTEATDVEFYTMYGQTEATARIAYLPAENFTENTGVIGQAIPNTKLSLIDGVEQEITACNTPGELCVVGDNVFGGYATSVAELNTFTQNLPLKTGDIAQRLENGFYQIVGRSKRICKLTGKRINLDEVQAWISTELASEVICTGSEDAFNVYVTERTDVDVKKMLADKLKCHSRLISVIYLQTIPRLSNGKVDYHALN; this comes from the coding sequence ATGGCTGGAATGTTCTGGCAACTAACAGCAAAAAATTCTCAAGGACGGCTTTTTTATGGTACTCAGTCAATTGATTACATAGAACTTGAACAGCAAGTAAGCAGTGTCCAAAGTGTATTACCAATTGAGCGCGAATTAATCGCTCTTGTTGCAAATTCTTCACTTAATTTTATAGTTTATTATTTAGCATTATTAAGAACGCAACATGCTATCCTTTTAATTGACCCATCATTAAGTGACACCGAAAAACACGTTTTATACGAACATTATCAAGTTAACTCTATAATTATAGAGCAAACTATTCAGCCATTTAGCAAGATAAAACATAAACTTGCAGCTGAACTCAGTGTGCTTTTATCTACCAGCGGTTCAACTGGTTCGCCAAAGCTGGTGAAGTTAAGTAAAGCAAATATTGCGGCTAATTGTGCTTCAATCTGTGAGTTTTTACCGATAAAAAGTAGCGATGTAACAATGACATTTTTGCCGCTTTCATATTCATTCGGGTTGTCTATTTTGCACAGTCACTTGGCGTGTGGCGCCTCGATAGTTATACAAAATGAGAGCCCAATGTCAGCAAGTTTTTGGCAGCAGTTCCAAAAATTTAAAGTAAATAGCTTTTACGGTGTGCCATTTAGTTTTCAGTTGTTGGTGCGACTGGGTTTAGACAAACTACCTTTACAGCAAATTCGCTACATGGCGCAAGCTGGTGGAAAGCTGCTTGAGAAACAGTGGCAAACCCTTGCTAATTTCACAGAGGCTACTGATGTCGAGTTTTATACTATGTATGGACAAACAGAAGCCACTGCACGAATTGCTTATTTGCCCGCCGAGAATTTTACTGAAAATACAGGGGTAATAGGTCAAGCTATTCCCAATACAAAGTTGTCTCTCATTGATGGAGTTGAGCAAGAAATTACTGCCTGTAATACGCCTGGAGAGTTGTGTGTGGTTGGCGATAACGTATTTGGGGGTTATGCCACCTCTGTGGCTGAACTGAATACATTCACGCAAAATTTACCCTTAAAAACAGGTGATATTGCACAGCGTCTAGAGAATGGTTTTTATCAAATAGTAGGGCGCTCTAAACGTATTTGTAAACTTACGGGTAAGCGTATTAATCTTGATGAAGTACAAGCCTGGATCAGCACAGAGCTTGCATCAGAAGTTATTTGTACAGGAAGTGAAGATGCGTTTAATGTATATGTCACTGAACGCACGGATGTTGATGTAAAAAAAATGCTCGCCGACAAGCTCAAATGTCACAGTCGTTTAATTAGTGTCATTTACTTGCAAACTATCCCTAGGCTTAGCAACGGCAAGGTAGACTATCATGCACTTAACTGA
- a CDS encoding flagellin, whose amino-acid sequence MKIQSPNTSLLSQNQQTSNKLAEQLATGKKVNSAADDAAALQIIDRLTSQQDGYGQAVRNAYDGISYSQVTDSSLSGVNDAVSRIRELSIQAGNGALNDSDRAALQEEVVQLQSQITETFENASFGGKPLFDGQPVSFQVGPDANTTQTTTPSDGSFASVISTINISTQAGAQAAIDISDQAAEEINAQRAELGAFQNTLASTIKGLGTQKENIAASQSRIEDTDYAQAISQQASNDILSQASIALRGQANQSAESILGLL is encoded by the coding sequence ATGAAAATTCAATCACCAAACACTAGTTTACTTAGTCAAAATCAACAAACGTCCAATAAGCTTGCTGAGCAACTTGCGACAGGTAAAAAAGTTAATTCTGCGGCGGATGATGCCGCAGCTTTGCAAATTATAGACCGTTTAACCTCACAACAAGATGGTTATGGCCAAGCTGTACGAAATGCTTACGATGGTATTTCATACTCTCAAGTCACTGATTCAAGTTTGTCCGGTGTCAATGATGCGGTATCACGTATCCGTGAGCTTTCTATTCAAGCGGGCAACGGAGCCCTTAATGATAGTGACCGTGCAGCATTGCAAGAAGAGGTAGTTCAGCTACAAAGTCAAATCACAGAGACGTTTGAAAACGCGTCTTTTGGCGGTAAGCCTTTATTTGATGGTCAGCCGGTGTCGTTTCAAGTAGGGCCTGATGCCAATACCACACAAACAACCACGCCTTCAGATGGTAGTTTTGCATCAGTAATCTCAACTATTAATATCTCTACGCAAGCGGGGGCACAAGCCGCAATTGATATTAGCGACCAAGCAGCGGAAGAAATTAACGCCCAACGTGCAGAGCTAGGGGCTTTTCAAAATACTTTAGCGAGTACTATTAAGGGGCTGGGTACTCAGAAAGAAAATATTGCAGCGAGCCAAAGCCGTATTGAAGATACTGATTATGCACAGGCAATATCTCAGCAAGCCTCTAATGATATTTTGTCTCAAGCATCCATTGCACTGCGCGGTCAAGCAAATCAATCTGCTGAGTCAATTTTAGGTTTATTATAA
- the pseC gene encoding UDP-4-amino-4,6-dideoxy-N-acetyl-beta-L-altrosamine transaminase: MKNKVIPYGKQSISQDDIDAVVNVLKSDWLTQGPKVPAFEHATANYCGAKFACATNSATSALHIACLALGVGEGDTVWTSPISFVASANCALYCGAKVDFVDIDLETGNMSPLALEQKLLEAEKTNSLPKVVIPVHLAGQSCDMQAIANLAKKYNFKIIEDASHAIGAKYHNKPVGCCDYSDITVFSFHPVKIITSAEGGMAVSNSEEIDNKLKRLRSHGITNNPDEMTEPSHGPWYYQQIELGFNYRMTELQAALGLSQLNQLDNFVKVRNLIAKQFDVFFTEQSMQSLLVTEECYSSYHLYILRLEFSNQALQAMMIKQLRAQGIQAHLHYIPIFLQPFYQQLGFAKSTFPNAMKYYSQAITIPLHPALTEQEISTVKSTVKSLYQQLSSSSKSTPSQ, encoded by the coding sequence ATGAAAAATAAAGTAATTCCTTACGGTAAGCAAAGTATTTCACAAGATGATATAGATGCCGTTGTTAATGTATTAAAGTCTGACTGGCTTACACAAGGCCCTAAAGTACCCGCTTTTGAGCACGCAACTGCTAATTACTGTGGTGCAAAATTTGCCTGTGCAACCAATAGCGCTACATCAGCATTGCATATTGCTTGCTTAGCGTTAGGCGTTGGCGAGGGTGACACCGTTTGGACATCCCCAATTTCATTTGTTGCCTCTGCTAATTGTGCTTTGTATTGTGGGGCAAAAGTAGATTTTGTCGATATAGACCTCGAAACAGGGAATATGTCTCCATTGGCTTTGGAGCAGAAATTATTAGAAGCAGAAAAAACAAACTCTTTACCGAAAGTTGTAATTCCTGTTCACCTTGCGGGTCAATCATGTGATATGCAGGCCATTGCAAATCTAGCCAAAAAGTACAACTTCAAAATAATTGAAGACGCATCTCATGCTATTGGTGCTAAATATCACAATAAACCTGTTGGCTGTTGCGACTACTCAGATATCACTGTATTTAGCTTTCACCCAGTTAAAATTATTACCTCAGCTGAAGGTGGTATGGCAGTATCCAACAGCGAAGAAATCGATAACAAGTTGAAGCGCTTGCGCAGTCATGGAATTACTAATAATCCTGATGAAATGACAGAACCAAGCCACGGACCTTGGTATTATCAACAAATTGAACTTGGCTTTAATTATCGAATGACAGAATTACAAGCCGCACTTGGGTTAAGCCAGCTAAATCAACTCGACAACTTTGTTAAGGTACGAAATCTAATTGCAAAACAATTCGATGTATTTTTTACTGAGCAAAGCATGCAATCGCTGTTAGTCACTGAAGAATGTTACAGTAGTTATCATTTGTATATTTTGCGCTTAGAGTTTAGCAATCAAGCGCTGCAAGCTATGATGATCAAACAACTTAGAGCTCAGGGCATACAAGCTCATTTGCACTATATTCCAATCTTTTTGCAGCCTTTCTATCAACAGCTGGGCTTTGCTAAATCAACCTTCCCAAATGCGATGAAATACTATTCTCAAGCTATTACTATACCTTTACACCCTGCACTTACAGAGCAAGAAATTAGCACGGTTAAAAGTACAGTTAAGAGTCTTTATCAACAACTTAGTTCTTCGAGTAAATCCACACCATCCCAATAA
- a CDS encoding SDR family NAD(P)-dependent oxidoreductase produces the protein MNKTATYTLITGANSGIGYATASNLVAQHKAVILVARNAEKLNMAREQLLLSYPMANILTEITDLGDSADIKQLFSSISQQKINLEGVVHCAGDMLEAPLMMSRDVQIDQQYQIHLKAALLLCQGASKLMLRKKCGSIVLVSSVVAEQGSSGQVVYASMKAAIKGLVTSLAQELGSYNIRVNALAPGVIATPLTAHFDDAKKQQLSQRTALKRLGEGEDIANVAAFLLSSQAAYITGQTIAVDGGLRL, from the coding sequence TTGAATAAGACCGCAACTTATACGTTGATCACAGGTGCTAACAGCGGCATAGGGTATGCCACTGCGAGTAACCTTGTGGCGCAACACAAAGCTGTGATTTTGGTTGCTCGAAATGCTGAAAAATTAAACATGGCGCGCGAGCAATTACTATTAAGTTATCCCATGGCAAATATACTCACAGAGATTACTGATTTAGGTGATAGTGCAGATATAAAACAACTGTTTAGTTCTATTTCTCAGCAGAAGATTAATCTTGAAGGGGTCGTGCATTGTGCTGGTGACATGCTTGAAGCTCCTTTGATGATGAGCCGTGATGTGCAGATTGATCAACAATATCAAATACATTTAAAAGCAGCTCTATTACTTTGTCAAGGCGCTAGTAAACTGATGCTTCGTAAAAAGTGCGGTAGTATCGTGTTAGTTAGTTCAGTTGTTGCAGAGCAAGGTAGTAGCGGTCAAGTTGTCTATGCAAGTATGAAAGCCGCTATTAAAGGGTTAGTGACAAGTTTAGCGCAGGAACTAGGAAGTTATAATATTCGTGTAAATGCTTTAGCTCCAGGGGTTATAGCAACACCGTTAACCGCTCATTTTGATGATGCAAAGAAACAGCAACTCAGTCAACGTACCGCACTTAAACGTTTAGGAGAAGGTGAAGATATCGCTAATGTAGCGGCATTTTTGTTAAGCAGTCAAGCGGCTTATATTACGGGTCAAACAATTGCGGTTGATGGCGGATTAAGGTTGTAA
- a CDS encoding aldehyde dehydrogenase family protein: MTPLFKHTSLQQLQGNFTQLSPQAAPFQDDTVADIAAFSQFLLKKQQSNAISALGFWCRKANILAMKKHYMALNHSQPRGLVFHITPANVDTVYFYSLLLSMLCGNCNIVRISDRSGEQTYQLIALLNEFLSLHPYSVLNSLCAIVSYPSNAQVITEHFSEHCDMRIIWGGDDAIEKINQQANVQHQVCFPDRYSLAVIRLSTNLDVDLAVTRFIRDFNAFSQQACSSPKAILWYQTSLELQQLFWQALRLALSKDESQFSQTAKANRLYHLQQLILLANINIQAIDKYSEFMRCELLTFLPDMLLHHQGDGLILSYQLQRLELNKTDKLQTISCFGLNASEQNQLAAVAIRTVSLGQALTFYHYWDGVDLLEELSC, encoded by the coding sequence GTGACACCTTTATTTAAACATACCTCATTACAGCAATTGCAGGGGAATTTTACGCAGTTATCACCGCAGGCAGCGCCGTTTCAAGATGATACTGTTGCTGATATTGCTGCTTTCTCACAGTTCTTGTTGAAAAAGCAGCAATCGAATGCAATATCAGCACTGGGGTTTTGGTGTCGAAAGGCAAATATACTTGCTATGAAAAAACACTACATGGCGTTAAATCATAGTCAGCCAAGAGGATTGGTGTTTCATATTACTCCGGCTAATGTAGATACAGTGTATTTTTATAGTTTACTACTGAGTATGCTCTGCGGTAACTGTAATATTGTGAGGATCAGTGATCGCAGTGGCGAGCAAACTTATCAGTTGATAGCTTTACTGAATGAATTTTTATCCTTGCATCCATACTCGGTATTAAACTCATTGTGTGCCATTGTATCTTATCCAAGTAATGCGCAGGTTATCACCGAGCATTTTAGTGAGCATTGCGATATGCGGATCATCTGGGGTGGCGATGATGCAATAGAAAAAATCAATCAACAAGCCAATGTTCAACACCAAGTATGCTTCCCTGATCGATACTCGTTAGCTGTCATTCGTCTTTCGACAAATCTCGATGTTGACCTTGCTGTGACACGTTTTATTCGTGACTTTAATGCTTTCTCTCAACAAGCTTGTTCTTCACCCAAAGCTATCTTGTGGTATCAGACATCCTTAGAGTTACAGCAGTTATTTTGGCAGGCACTTCGCTTAGCTCTTAGTAAAGATGAATCACAGTTTAGCCAAACCGCAAAAGCCAATCGTTTATATCATTTACAGCAGTTAATTCTACTTGCGAATATTAATATACAAGCTATTGATAAATACTCTGAATTTATGCGTTGTGAATTACTGACATTTTTACCAGATATGCTATTACATCACCAAGGTGATGGTTTGATTTTGTCTTATCAACTGCAGCGTTTAGAATTAAATAAAACGGATAAATTACAAACTATTAGTTGTTTTGGATTAAACGCCAGTGAGCAAAATCAACTTGCAGCTGTTGCCATTAGAACTGTTTCTTTAGGGCAAGCGCTCACATTTTATCATTATTGGGATGGTGTGGATTTACTCGAAGAACTAAGTTGTTGA
- a CDS encoding acyl-protein synthetase has product MHLTDEQLLELPVYGLANNEKQAFLHSQLTFLDSHHKKHCAPYQRLQQSFADTMPLAVPLFKQFLLSSINADQQHRLLTSSGTSGAVSKISLDAQTAQLQSKILTKTLQHWLGKQRLPMLIIDAKQTIRKKTTMSARAAGIQGMLFFGRDPHFALNDDMTLNMPVIDAFFEKYRATPVFMFGFTFIVWQQFIQALTKCDKNMKFEKGVLLHGGGWKKMQQHAVSNKAFKQAVAEQLGAIKVHDYYGMVEQTGTIYIECEHGFLHTPAWSDISIVDAATQQPLPTNTQGVIQVESVLAKSYPGHRLLTEDLGTLHGEDNCQCGRLGKYFTVQGRLAKSQVRGCSDTFI; this is encoded by the coding sequence ATGCACTTAACTGATGAACAGTTACTAGAATTACCCGTATATGGTTTAGCGAATAATGAAAAGCAAGCTTTTTTACATAGCCAACTTACCTTTTTAGATAGTCATCATAAGAAACATTGTGCGCCTTATCAGCGTTTGCAGCAATCATTTGCAGACACAATGCCATTAGCTGTACCATTATTTAAGCAATTTTTATTATCCAGCATAAATGCAGATCAACAACATCGTTTGTTAACTTCGTCGGGTACCAGCGGCGCGGTATCTAAGATATCATTAGATGCACAGACTGCGCAGTTACAAAGTAAAATTCTGACAAAAACATTGCAGCATTGGTTAGGTAAACAACGTTTACCTATGTTGATTATTGATGCGAAACAGACGATACGAAAAAAAACAACAATGTCAGCACGTGCAGCAGGCATACAAGGCATGTTGTTTTTTGGTCGTGATCCGCATTTTGCCCTAAATGATGATATGACTTTAAACATGCCTGTCATTGATGCTTTTTTTGAAAAGTACAGGGCAACGCCAGTGTTTATGTTTGGTTTTACTTTTATTGTTTGGCAGCAATTTATTCAGGCATTGACTAAATGCGATAAAAACATGAAATTTGAAAAAGGGGTCTTATTGCATGGTGGTGGCTGGAAAAAAATGCAACAACACGCAGTGAGCAATAAGGCATTTAAACAAGCCGTAGCTGAGCAACTAGGTGCTATTAAGGTGCATGATTACTATGGCATGGTAGAACAGACGGGCACAATTTACATTGAATGTGAGCATGGTTTTTTACATACACCAGCTTGGTCTGATATTAGTATTGTTGATGCTGCCACACAGCAGCCTTTACCTACTAATACGCAAGGGGTGATCCAAGTTGAGTCAGTGCTTGCTAAAAGCTACCCAGGACACCGTTTATTAACCGAGGATTTAGGCACTTTGCATGGTGAAGATAATTGCCAATGCGGCCGACTGGGTAAATACTTTACGGTACAAGGGCGGTTAGCTAAATCACAAGTTAGGGGCTGTAGTGACACCTTTATTTAA
- a CDS encoding acyl carrier protein — MSLEKLTTAFVNVLEITPEEVCNELSYSEHPKWDSMSHMMLIAELEGEFDIMLDTDDIIDMSSFLKAQKILAKYGVSFE, encoded by the coding sequence GTGTCATTAGAAAAGCTCACCACTGCATTTGTTAACGTATTAGAGATCACACCAGAAGAGGTGTGCAATGAACTTAGTTATTCTGAGCATCCTAAATGGGATTCAATGAGCCATATGATGTTGATTGCAGAGCTCGAAGGCGAATTTGATATTATGCTTGATACGGATGATATTATAGATATGAGCTCATTTTTAAAAGCCCAGAAAATCTTAGCTAAGTACGGAGTGTCATTTGAATAA
- a CDS encoding cytidylyltransferase domain-containing protein, with the protein MKVIACSQARYDSKRLPGKVLQTVNDQSLLQYHITRLKSAKNITEHVIATSDHNNDDDVAVHCLKLGVRVFRGSKLNVLQRFTDVVRVLGLDDDDRIVRLTADCPLVDAQLVDQLIAYHLERGDDYSSLYIGEHIRGFDAEIMSVKALKMAAKNAVEDYQKEHVTPYLYQHPKQFKVSQYKAPCDYQGYTRLCIDEPRDLQMFTQLVTAYPRDISVAKYIDILDFLKHHPEIALLNQDVKQKKLGE; encoded by the coding sequence ATGAAAGTGATTGCTTGCTCACAAGCTCGGTATGATTCCAAAAGGCTACCAGGAAAAGTGCTACAAACTGTTAATGATCAATCGTTGTTGCAATACCATATAACACGTCTTAAATCGGCAAAAAATATTACCGAACATGTAATTGCAACGAGTGATCATAATAATGACGATGATGTTGCTGTGCATTGTTTAAAACTAGGAGTCAGGGTTTTTCGCGGGAGTAAGCTTAATGTGTTGCAACGCTTTACTGATGTTGTGCGGGTGCTTGGTTTGGATGATGATGATCGTATTGTACGTTTGACTGCTGATTGCCCGTTAGTAGATGCTCAACTTGTTGATCAATTAATCGCTTATCATCTTGAGCGAGGCGACGATTATTCGAGCCTGTACATCGGCGAGCATATCCGTGGTTTTGATGCAGAGATAATGTCGGTTAAGGCGTTAAAAATGGCTGCAAAAAATGCTGTGGAAGATTATCAAAAAGAGCATGTAACGCCTTATTTGTATCAGCATCCAAAGCAATTTAAAGTTAGTCAATATAAAGCACCATGTGATTATCAAGGCTATACGCGATTATGTATTGATGAGCCAAGAGATTTGCAGATGTTTACACAATTAGTGACGGCTTATCCCAGAGATATTAGCGTAGCTAAGTACATTGATATTTTAGATTTTTTAAAACACCACCCTGAAATAGCTTTACTCAATCAAGATGTAAAACAAAAAAAGTTAGGAGAATAA